From Butyricimonas paravirosa, one genomic window encodes:
- a CDS encoding SWIM zinc finger domain-containing protein, whose protein sequence is MQLSEDQIIKLAPDAASVKAGKGLASAAKWVLRGASDWALWGHCQGSGKNPYQTQVDLQNIAFKCSCPSHKFPCKHSLGLLFLYASQPDLFTTGEEPDWVKEWLEKRAGKAVEKKEKADKPVDVEAQAKRQEARHKKVLNGVDDLQGWLKDLVRSGLLNVPERAQALFAGISKRMVDAQAPGLAGMMRQLQEIHYFGEDWKYELTAGASRAYLVAESYKHLDQLSPEWQDEIRTLVGYPQAKEEVLANGEQVSDDWLVVASESLQQDRLTVEYNWLYGRQTCRYALFLQFLTPGALAETALLPGSVVVADVTFYKGVTPTRVLFREQKGTREPFIPSGKGCCAGLAEAMQVYRESMTRNPFTYEVPVLVSEVRLVMHEKQVWIKDSNEYLIPLTLGEAGKLKGFAVTGGREFTGFFLAGERSWRVLSLWIEDKYYTLSNEYNG, encoded by the coding sequence ATGCAATTATCAGAAGATCAAATTATAAAATTGGCCCCGGATGCGGCATCCGTGAAAGCCGGGAAGGGATTGGCCTCGGCAGCGAAATGGGTGTTGCGGGGAGCGAGTGACTGGGCGTTATGGGGGCATTGTCAGGGAAGTGGTAAGAATCCCTACCAGACGCAGGTCGATTTGCAGAATATCGCTTTCAAATGTTCGTGTCCCAGCCATAAGTTTCCTTGTAAACATAGCTTGGGGCTTTTATTTTTATATGCTTCTCAGCCGGATTTATTCACGACAGGGGAAGAACCCGATTGGGTGAAGGAGTGGTTGGAGAAACGTGCGGGAAAAGCGGTGGAGAAGAAGGAAAAAGCGGATAAACCCGTGGATGTAGAGGCTCAGGCGAAGAGGCAGGAGGCTCGACACAAAAAGGTATTGAACGGTGTGGACGATTTGCAGGGATGGTTGAAGGACCTCGTGCGAAGTGGTCTGTTGAATGTTCCGGAGCGGGCGCAAGCCCTGTTTGCCGGGATTTCCAAGCGTATGGTCGATGCACAGGCTCCCGGTTTGGCGGGGATGATGCGGCAGTTACAGGAGATTCATTATTTCGGTGAGGACTGGAAGTACGAGCTGACGGCGGGAGCAAGCCGGGCGTACCTCGTGGCGGAAAGCTACAAGCACCTCGATCAGTTGTCCCCGGAATGGCAGGATGAAATCCGTACTCTCGTGGGATACCCGCAGGCCAAGGAGGAGGTGTTGGCTAACGGGGAACAGGTTTCCGACGATTGGTTGGTTGTTGCCTCGGAAAGTCTGCAACAAGACCGGTTGACGGTAGAGTACAATTGGTTGTACGGCCGACAGACCTGTCGGTATGCGCTCTTCTTGCAATTCTTAACACCGGGAGCTTTGGCGGAAACCGCTTTATTACCAGGTAGTGTTGTCGTGGCAGATGTGACATTTTACAAGGGTGTGACTCCGACTCGGGTATTATTCCGTGAACAGAAAGGTACAAGAGAACCCTTTATCCCATCCGGAAAAGGATGTTGTGCGGGATTGGCAGAGGCCATGCAGGTCTATCGGGAGAGTATGACTCGTAATCCTTTCACGTATGAAGTACCCGTGTTGGTTAGCGAGGTGCGTCTTGTGATGCACGAAAAACAGGTGTGGATTAAGGATAGCAACGAGTATCTGATTCCGTTAACCTTGGGAGAGGCCGGCAAATTGAAAGGTTTTGCCGTGACCGGCGGACGGGAATTCACGGGGTTCTTCCTTGCCGGGGAGCGGTCATGGAGAGTGTTATCGTTATGGATAGAGGATAAATATTACACGTTAAGCAATGAGTATAACGGATAA
- a CDS encoding TlpA family protein disulfide reductase, whose protein sequence is MMRYLYKRTPFLLCGVLCVLTTFSQNARVVFKSNPVFKRFPAELLKETKYDMILPERMLSGDSLVFELEVADPEGEYYRLYDWGGLNLFVKPGNKILVDYNSRERWKTRFEGDLSAENAWLNQSCFLSGTMLYPAGFTDTLTYQDFRRQVFANVDSLKRTMKRASASETFIAASRIRLDFLALGTLMNYYQTIAYRKKNELMPANFEVWHESFKGMFLKDFLKDARRICRRYNENDVLGYRQVTQTLSGIVYLAGTDFVERMGYHLFNDEYALVQLLNDPTRLYSQELLELPAQVSDSVVLRVVNELISEKRNLLTGADVMDFEFRDTSGNVHKLSDYKGEPLYIDVWATWCNPCKALAPAFHELAVKFQGKNIRFISISIDKRVTPWLTYLRGKDMAKNVLEMHTGDKAFRKKYLISGIPRFILIDKDFKIRAAFAPTPTMDGIETLLEQVANE, encoded by the coding sequence ATGATGCGATACTTGTATAAAAGAACCCCATTTCTCTTATGTGGGGTATTGTGCGTGCTGACCACCTTCTCGCAGAATGCGAGGGTGGTCTTTAAATCGAATCCCGTCTTTAAGCGTTTCCCTGCAGAACTACTGAAGGAGACGAAGTACGACATGATTTTGCCTGAGCGTATGTTGTCGGGAGATTCACTTGTGTTCGAGCTTGAGGTCGCTGACCCGGAAGGTGAGTATTACCGTCTGTATGATTGGGGCGGGTTGAACTTGTTCGTGAAACCCGGCAACAAGATCCTAGTGGATTACAACTCCCGAGAGCGCTGGAAAACACGGTTCGAGGGAGATTTGTCAGCGGAAAATGCTTGGCTAAACCAGTCCTGTTTCCTCTCCGGCACGATGCTCTACCCGGCGGGATTTACCGACACGCTTACTTATCAGGATTTTCGTCGACAGGTGTTTGCTAACGTTGACTCGTTGAAACGAACAATGAAAAGGGCCTCTGCGTCTGAAACTTTTATCGCTGCCTCTCGAATTCGACTTGATTTCTTGGCGCTGGGCACGTTAATGAACTACTACCAGACGATTGCTTACAGAAAGAAAAACGAGCTTATGCCTGCGAACTTCGAGGTGTGGCATGAGTCGTTCAAGGGGATGTTTTTGAAAGACTTTCTAAAAGATGCCCGCAGGATATGCCGTCGTTATAACGAGAATGATGTACTGGGCTATCGACAGGTTACTCAAACCTTGTCAGGAATTGTCTACCTTGCCGGGACAGATTTCGTGGAACGGATGGGGTATCATCTTTTCAACGATGAGTATGCCTTGGTGCAACTATTGAATGATCCGACACGTTTGTACAGTCAAGAACTTTTAGAACTACCTGCGCAAGTAAGCGATAGTGTTGTTCTGCGTGTGGTGAACGAGCTGATTAGCGAGAAACGCAACTTATTGACGGGAGCAGATGTTATGGACTTCGAATTTCGTGACACGAGCGGTAACGTGCATAAACTCTCCGATTATAAGGGGGAACCTCTGTATATCGACGTGTGGGCCACTTGGTGTAATCCTTGTAAGGCTTTGGCGCCCGCTTTTCATGAGCTGGCCGTGAAGTTTCAGGGGAAAAATATACGCTTTATCTCTATTTCCATTGATAAACGGGTTACCCCGTGGTTAACGTATTTGCGGGGAAAGGATATGGCGAAAAACGTGTTGGAAATGCATACCGGGGATAAAGCTTTCCGGAAGAAATACCTGATCAGCGGGATTCCTCGTTTCATACTGATTGATAAAGATTTTAAGATACGTGCAGCATTTGCCCCCACGCCGACAATGGACGGGATAGAGACCTTGTTAGAGCAGGTTGCAAACGAATAG
- a CDS encoding RagB/SusD family nutrient uptake outer membrane protein: MKNNIIITCYTCFLFLFSSCDSFLEEYSQDLTYAKTAADLDEILIGDGYMKVSTDLISLGNSDGYYFPWLHVMDDDIAQISTGWSADGSVFTNFADFYLWSEYPYMREGKEVDDVDWKRLYKHINSLNVILSKTGEINNDLPGEIDRIKGECYFLRGVYYFYLVNLYAKPYAKATASTDLGVPVKTTEYVEDIYFKRNTMEETYARITEDLTEAARLLKGKKHKTVYRAGFHAAHAFLSRVYLYMEQYDKSIASADSVLQGNYSLLDYNERFALVQPDSWGTINEGVSVTYKDSPETIFSQGGNCFENSLSDMTDMSNFNVSDDLVAMFSKELGNDLRFGSWLGIYKDPWNAVYKVRKLVDDKDGMVSSECLLRLSEVFLNKAEALAMLSREDEAMNLIEELRVKRMKQGSYTPLDKRTGEKLVQLVRDERRRELCFEGHRWFDLRRYAVNSVYPYTKQIIHDYYFYNNTTGTREYLGSYRLNEYGEEPAYVIPIPRSVIEFNKGNMVDNATRPQREMFKRF; this comes from the coding sequence ATGAAAAACAATATAATAATAACTTGTTACACCTGCTTTCTGTTTCTTTTCAGCTCATGTGACTCTTTCTTGGAGGAATATTCTCAGGATTTGACTTATGCAAAAACGGCTGCAGACTTGGATGAGATTCTTATCGGAGACGGTTATATGAAAGTTTCGACAGATCTGATTTCATTAGGAAATTCAGATGGTTACTATTTCCCTTGGTTGCATGTAATGGATGACGACATTGCACAAATATCCACGGGATGGAGTGCCGATGGATCCGTGTTTACCAACTTTGCTGATTTCTACCTTTGGAGTGAATACCCTTATATGCGTGAGGGAAAAGAGGTGGACGATGTCGATTGGAAACGCCTCTACAAACACATCAATTCCTTGAACGTTATCCTTTCTAAGACTGGAGAGATAAATAACGATCTTCCCGGGGAGATTGACCGCATCAAGGGAGAATGCTATTTTCTGCGTGGGGTATATTACTTTTACTTGGTCAACCTTTATGCGAAACCTTATGCAAAAGCTACTGCATCCACCGACTTGGGTGTTCCTGTGAAAACTACGGAATACGTGGAGGATATCTACTTTAAGCGTAACACGATGGAAGAAACGTACGCCCGTATCACGGAAGATCTTACTGAGGCTGCACGGTTACTGAAAGGCAAAAAACACAAGACTGTTTATCGTGCCGGATTCCATGCTGCTCACGCTTTCTTGAGTCGCGTGTACCTCTACATGGAGCAGTACGACAAGTCAATCGCGTCCGCTGATTCTGTGTTGCAAGGCAATTATTCCTTACTTGATTATAACGAACGTTTTGCTCTTGTGCAGCCGGACTCTTGGGGTACAATAAACGAGGGGGTCAGCGTGACTTATAAAGATTCTCCAGAAACGATATTTTCGCAAGGTGGTAATTGTTTTGAAAATTCTCTTTCGGATATGACCGACATGAGTAATTTCAACGTGTCGGACGACTTGGTAGCCATGTTTAGTAAAGAACTGGGCAATGATTTGCGTTTCGGTTCGTGGTTGGGTATATATAAGGATCCTTGGAATGCTGTATACAAGGTGAGAAAACTCGTGGATGATAAGGACGGGATGGTATCATCCGAGTGTTTGTTACGCTTATCTGAAGTTTTTCTGAACAAGGCAGAAGCTTTAGCCATGCTTTCTCGTGAGGATGAGGCGATGAATTTGATTGAGGAGTTACGGGTAAAACGAATGAAACAGGGATCATATACTCCGCTCGATAAGAGAACGGGAGAGAAGCTGGTACAGCTCGTTCGTGACGAGCGCCGCCGTGAACTCTGTTTCGAGGGGCATCGCTGGTTCGACTTGCGCCGTTATGCCGTGAATTCAGTCTATCCTTATACCAAACAGATCATACACGATTACTATTTCTATAATAACACGACGGGGACCCGTGAGTATTTAGGAAGCTACCGCCTGAACGAGTATGGTGAAGAACCCGCCTACGTTATCCCGATTCCGCGTTCCGTGATTGAGTTTAATAAGGGAAATATGGTGGATAATGCCACTCGCCCGCAGAGAGAAATGTTTAAACGTTTTTAA
- a CDS encoding SusC/RagA family TonB-linked outer membrane protein — MKTLLALFLFMNVSVVSTYAQQQKKMDISVDKMPLIDVLVQIRQMSGFAFVYDSDAVKKAAPVSLKMKNVTVQEILDKCFAGTLFTYLMEDNLVIIKLQKSPVVGKQVENQKITGVVTDEKKMPLPGVTVVVKGVTLGTATDMNGRFSLLLPTIKDVSLLFSFIGMETTEVKYTGQDTINVVMKEEQSELSEVVVTGYQTIDRRKNTSAVQSIEMDKIKVPGVQTIDQLLESHVPGMIFMQNSGQVGAAPKLRIRGTSTILGNQEPVWVLDGIVLRDPVNVSPSLINNLDFVNLVGNAISGINPEDIERIDILKDASATALYGAKAANGVINITTKKGKAGPPSVTYSMNGKFTARPRYTDKSIYLMNSKERIAYSKEIIEKGLSYPTIKNWVGYEGALEKYNNGIYTYQQFTDEVARLETVNTDWFDLITEDVFSNSHTLSLSGGSSNVRYYASLGYSNEKGVIKGEKNDRYSASLNVNGNFNKFIFSFGMLANKGVREYVNSEVNILDYAYNTSRAIPAFNEDGSLYFYDVEGTSNASAGLPLAFNALHEMKNYRDEYNSSGVTLNMNLNYRFNDWLKTQFIFSYSINNTMQETFIDANSFYASNLRGTNYGEELTTDMKSKSLLPVGGEYREDFTRNDNYTTRLQFDFTKFLDCDSKHLINAALGFELASSKYDGKRQTHRGYLPERGKIFAEIDPDVYPEFTKWKMKDENARSIVTDNIQNEMSAYFTLTYTLNNAYSFNFNTRADASNKFGDRSNEKILPVWSVSASWDMKANILKDISWVNGLSVRGSFGYQGNMLSNQTPELIIKKGNMNNYFEEYESNIEHYPNPNLRWEKTGAFNGSVDFALLDNRIRGTLSYFYKKTKDAFLSKTVADINGVETYVINSGTLENKGFEISFNFTPFKAGGEVGGFRWDIDPQIGQVLNTLLTKAVNNNSFEKEQDEIFYTNYLDGSALIEGEPLNTFFSYKFMGLSPEDGRPMYYDVEKEHEEEYLEMDREEVFRRVMKVSGTRVPVLQGGVTNTFSYKRMSLSLNFAYSFGSKIRLMRLYGANSNGTTVAPLPERNVRREFVKRWQRPGDEKHTNIPGLLPNSEYASTLRPWWKTGNNNSINFADNIWQMYDNSDIRTVSGNYLKLQSFVFNYTLPDEFCKKLLLKSAYIGVSGSNLFTICSSKLKGQDPTQSGTTDQLNLSIRPSYSVNLGVTF, encoded by the coding sequence ATGAAAACGCTGTTAGCTTTATTCCTATTTATGAATGTGAGTGTTGTCTCCACGTATGCACAACAACAGAAAAAAATGGATATTTCAGTGGACAAAATGCCATTGATAGATGTCCTTGTGCAAATCCGCCAAATGAGTGGTTTCGCTTTCGTATACGATAGTGATGCCGTGAAAAAAGCGGCGCCTGTATCACTGAAGATGAAAAATGTGACAGTTCAAGAGATTCTTGATAAATGTTTTGCCGGAACTTTATTTACTTACTTGATGGAAGATAATCTGGTGATCATTAAGCTACAGAAAAGTCCCGTGGTGGGGAAACAAGTTGAGAATCAAAAGATTACCGGTGTCGTGACGGACGAGAAAAAGATGCCGTTGCCCGGAGTAACGGTTGTGGTAAAAGGGGTAACTTTGGGGACAGCTACTGATATGAATGGTCGATTCTCTTTACTTTTACCAACAATAAAGGATGTATCTTTGCTCTTTTCATTCATCGGGATGGAAACAACGGAGGTGAAGTACACGGGACAAGATACGATCAATGTTGTGATGAAAGAGGAACAGTCCGAATTGTCGGAGGTCGTTGTAACGGGCTACCAGACCATCGATCGCCGGAAAAACACGAGTGCCGTTCAGTCTATTGAAATGGACAAGATCAAAGTTCCCGGGGTTCAGACGATAGATCAGTTACTCGAATCGCACGTACCGGGAATGATATTCATGCAAAATTCCGGGCAGGTAGGTGCGGCCCCGAAATTGCGTATTCGTGGTACGTCAACTATCCTCGGTAATCAAGAACCTGTGTGGGTATTGGATGGTATCGTGCTACGTGATCCGGTGAATGTAAGTCCTTCATTGATTAATAATTTGGACTTCGTGAATCTGGTCGGTAATGCGATTTCCGGTATTAACCCGGAAGACATCGAGCGTATCGACATCCTAAAAGATGCCTCTGCTACGGCTCTTTACGGGGCGAAAGCGGCAAACGGGGTGATTAATATCACGACTAAGAAAGGAAAGGCGGGTCCTCCTTCCGTGACGTATAGCATGAACGGTAAGTTTACTGCCCGTCCCCGTTACACGGACAAGAGTATCTATCTGATGAACTCCAAAGAGCGCATCGCTTATTCTAAGGAAATCATAGAGAAAGGATTATCCTACCCGACAATCAAGAATTGGGTAGGTTACGAGGGTGCCTTGGAAAAGTATAACAACGGAATATATACCTATCAACAATTTACAGACGAGGTGGCAAGACTGGAAACCGTGAATACAGACTGGTTCGATTTGATCACGGAGGACGTGTTCTCCAATAGTCACACGTTAAGCCTGTCGGGAGGTAGTTCGAATGTACGTTACTATGCATCCTTGGGATATTCCAACGAGAAAGGGGTTATCAAGGGAGAGAAAAATGATCGTTACTCTGCGAGCTTGAACGTCAACGGGAACTTCAATAAATTTATCTTCTCTTTCGGTATGCTGGCCAATAAAGGTGTGCGAGAATACGTGAACAGCGAGGTGAATATTTTGGATTATGCTTACAATACCTCTCGCGCCATTCCGGCGTTCAACGAGGATGGCAGTTTATACTTCTATGATGTAGAGGGTACATCGAATGCTAGTGCCGGATTGCCATTGGCTTTTAACGCCCTGCACGAGATGAAAAATTACCGGGATGAGTACAACAGCTCCGGTGTAACTTTAAATATGAATTTGAATTACCGTTTCAACGATTGGTTGAAAACGCAATTTATATTTTCTTATAGTATCAACAATACCATGCAGGAAACATTTATTGATGCAAACTCGTTTTACGCCTCTAACCTGCGGGGAACGAACTATGGAGAGGAATTGACTACCGACATGAAATCCAAGAGTCTCTTGCCCGTGGGGGGCGAGTACCGTGAAGATTTTACTCGCAATGATAATTACACAACCCGTTTACAATTTGACTTCACAAAATTCTTGGATTGTGACAGCAAACACTTGATCAATGCTGCATTAGGGTTTGAATTAGCCTCTTCTAAATACGACGGGAAACGCCAGACACACCGCGGTTATCTACCCGAGCGGGGAAAGATATTTGCAGAGATTGACCCGGATGTGTATCCGGAGTTTACCAAGTGGAAAATGAAAGACGAAAATGCTAGGAGTATTGTCACGGATAACATACAGAACGAAATGTCCGCTTATTTCACGTTGACTTATACGTTGAATAACGCTTATTCATTCAATTTCAACACCCGAGCAGATGCATCCAACAAGTTTGGGGATCGTAGTAATGAAAAAATATTGCCCGTGTGGTCCGTTTCGGCAAGCTGGGATATGAAAGCCAATATCTTGAAAGACATTAGTTGGGTGAATGGTTTGTCCGTGCGCGGTTCTTTCGGTTACCAAGGAAATATGCTGAGCAATCAGACGCCTGAGTTGATCATCAAGAAGGGCAACATGAATAATTATTTCGAAGAATACGAGTCCAATATCGAGCATTACCCGAATCCCAATTTACGCTGGGAAAAAACAGGAGCCTTCAACGGATCGGTGGATTTTGCACTCTTGGACAATCGCATTCGGGGAACCTTGTCCTATTTCTACAAGAAAACGAAGGATGCCTTCTTGAGTAAGACCGTGGCGGACATCAACGGGGTAGAAACCTACGTGATCAACTCAGGTACGCTTGAAAATAAGGGATTCGAGATCAGTTTCAACTTTACTCCGTTCAAAGCCGGAGGAGAAGTTGGTGGTTTTCGCTGGGATATTGACCCGCAGATTGGACAGGTGCTGAACACCTTGTTGACCAAAGCGGTAAACAACAATAGCTTTGAGAAAGAACAGGATGAGATATTCTATACCAACTACCTCGACGGTTCCGCCTTGATCGAGGGCGAACCCTTGAACACCTTCTTCTCTTATAAATTCATGGGCCTCTCTCCCGAGGACGGGCGCCCGATGTACTACGATGTGGAAAAAGAACACGAGGAAGAGTATTTGGAGATGGACCGGGAAGAAGTCTTCCGCCGGGTGATGAAAGTTTCCGGTACCCGTGTGCCCGTGCTACAAGGTGGTGTGACGAACACATTCTCCTACAAGCGTATGTCGTTAAGTTTGAACTTTGCGTATTCCTTTGGTTCTAAGATCCGGTTGATGCGCCTTTATGGGGCAAACAGCAACGGAACCACCGTTGCCCCGCTTCCTGAGAGAAACGTACGTCGGGAATTCGTGAAACGTTGGCAGCGTCCGGGGGACGAGAAACACACCAACATTCCCGGCTTATTACCTAACAGCGAGTATGCCTCGACTTTGCGTCCTTGGTGGAAGACGGGGAATAACAATTCCATAAACTTTGCTGATAATATTTGGCAGATGTATGATAACTCTGATATTCGCACCGTGAGCGGTAATTACTTGAAACTGCAATCTTTCGTGTTTAATTACACCTTGCCCGATGAATTCTGCAAGAAATTGTTACTGAAATCGGCGTACATCGGTGTATCCGGGAGCAATCTATTTACTATTTGTAGTTCTAAGCTCAAGGGACAGGATCCCACGCAATCGGGAACGACCGACCAGTTGAACCTCTCCATTCGTCCCTCGTACTCGGTTAATTTAGGTGTCACTTTTTAA
- a CDS encoding DUF5691 domain-containing protein, protein MSITDNVINIALLGTANREMTSGELPEDLAGTLERVKENATDGEEVFYKGAAAFFAYYRSGLEPLKLKDPVPVSEAGPEMRPYVGQKAAAILSILLGEKYANMLLFWYRKAAEREQLIPPEYLPQVLARVFQPGSQTAKRERQLLISLVGNRGRWLLPIMGYAALQEEDEDTWETATHADRKLILSRVRRENPARGIEMLRAEWKNESAQHRAEFLACLETGLSVADEDFLEEVRGGDRSSTVRDEALRLLRMIPESRILHLFAETLKKHLHYRRLLGWSVDPIAYTEEFKKLGINEVSSNKGESDSDYILRQMAQCMPLSFWCEFFDCDPETAAQRMRKSPPFSKHIYLTDTILGYKNRDWAYHVLKDERVLQSPDLMQLVPLLSVEQREQLNLSGKADRNFYISQWFDEDDSEWGEKFSRGVLKMIYAMDYCYYDRPTCEALALRLPASMYDYVSTLGTSRESSASHWEFTVRLQQLLLMKKEIIQAF, encoded by the coding sequence ATGAGTATAACGGATAATGTCATAAATATAGCCTTGTTGGGAACGGCTAACCGGGAGATGACTTCCGGCGAGTTACCGGAAGATCTTGCCGGGACGTTGGAGCGGGTAAAAGAGAACGCTACAGACGGGGAGGAGGTCTTCTATAAGGGGGCTGCGGCTTTTTTCGCTTACTATCGTTCGGGTTTGGAACCTTTGAAGTTAAAAGATCCTGTTCCGGTTTCAGAGGCTGGGCCGGAAATGCGGCCTTATGTCGGTCAGAAAGCGGCTGCGATACTAAGTATTTTGCTGGGGGAAAAGTATGCTAATATGTTGCTTTTTTGGTACCGGAAAGCGGCAGAGCGGGAACAGTTGATTCCGCCGGAATATCTGCCGCAAGTGTTGGCACGAGTTTTTCAGCCGGGGAGCCAGACGGCAAAACGGGAGCGGCAATTACTGATCTCGCTGGTGGGTAACCGGGGGCGTTGGTTATTACCCATTATGGGATATGCCGCTTTGCAGGAAGAGGATGAGGATACGTGGGAAACGGCCACTCATGCCGATCGAAAACTGATACTTTCACGGGTACGTCGTGAGAATCCTGCCCGGGGTATCGAGATGTTACGTGCTGAATGGAAAAACGAGTCTGCCCAGCATCGTGCGGAGTTTCTGGCTTGTCTGGAGACCGGTTTGTCGGTAGCGGATGAGGATTTTTTAGAGGAAGTACGGGGTGGTGACCGGAGTTCTACCGTGCGGGACGAGGCCCTACGTTTGTTACGTATGATCCCGGAATCCCGAATCTTGCACTTGTTTGCCGAGACGTTAAAGAAACATTTGCATTATCGTCGTTTGCTTGGTTGGTCTGTGGACCCGATTGCTTACACGGAAGAATTCAAGAAGTTAGGAATAAACGAAGTGAGTAGTAATAAAGGCGAGAGCGACAGTGATTATATCCTGCGACAAATGGCACAATGTATGCCTTTGTCCTTTTGGTGCGAGTTTTTCGATTGTGATCCGGAGACGGCAGCCCAGCGGATGCGTAAATCACCCCCTTTTTCAAAACATATTTACTTGACAGATACGATACTGGGTTATAAAAATCGGGATTGGGCCTACCACGTGCTGAAAGATGAACGGGTACTTCAGTCTCCCGACTTGATGCAATTGGTTCCCTTATTATCCGTGGAACAGCGGGAGCAATTGAATTTAAGCGGGAAAGCCGACCGGAATTTTTACATCAGTCAATGGTTCGACGAGGACGATAGCGAGTGGGGAGAGAAATTCTCCCGGGGCGTGTTGAAGATGATTTACGCCATGGACTATTGTTATTATGACCGTCCGACCTGCGAGGCGCTGGCTTTACGCCTTCCTGCCTCGATGTATGATTACGTGTCCACTTTAGGGACGTCACGGGAGAGTAGTGCCAGCCACTGGGAGTTCACGGTTCGTTTGCAACAACTGTTATTGATGAAAAAGGAAATAATACAGGCGTTTTAA